A region of the Roseiflexus sp. RS-1 genome:
GCGCCAACCCCCTCTCCTGTCGCCCATCACGGTACTGCTGCTCTGCCTCGGCACAGCGCCGCGCGTAGTAGCGAGCGTGGCGAAGATCGGAGATGCGACGCGAGGGCACTTTTCACTCCTCTGTCAAGAACGACTTTGCATGAGATACGAGTACCGCGTGCATCCAGAAGCGGCCCTGGCCTGAGGGCTCTAGCAGGCCGCGGTCAACCAGGGTGCGGATGATCGGCCTTGGGTCGTCAACCTCCCACACGGCTTGCATCGCCGCAGCGTCAAAGGTGGCCGGTTTCGGCGCGAAGGCGCCAAGGTAGGCGAAGCAGTCGAGCGTGTGGGCATCCAGCAGATCGGTGCTCTTTTTCAGGAGCGCCGCAACGGTGGGCGTTGTCTCTCTGGCAACTTCGGCGCGATCAGCTGGCGCCTGAGCCTGGATCAGCCTTGCGCCCTCGCGGATATCGACCAATAATTGCTCGACGCCAAAGCCATAGCTTGCTTCAGTGTGGAGCAGCCGACCGGCCACCTGAATAGCCAGCGGCAGACCTTCCAGATCCTTGACCAGTTCGCGGCTGGTCGCCTCGTTCTCTGCAACTACCGTCGGCGCTAAGGTGCGCAGCAGCGCCAGCGCATCGGTCTCGCTCAACACACCGAGCACATAGACATCATCGGGCGTTGGGGCGATTGCGCGGGCCACTTCTGGCAGGCGCGTGGTGATGAGCAACGCGCAACCACTGCCGCCGACATTGAAGGGTACCACGTGCTCAGCCTGCCAGGCGTCATCGACAATCAGAAGGTAGCGCTTGTTGCGCAGCAGGCCGCGCAGCAGGTTAGATGCTTCTTCAACGGTATGCGCCTGGTTAAGATCCGGCACACCAAGGGCACGTCCCCAGGCGGCCAGTTCACCGAAGAGTCCTGGCTGTTGGCCAAGCGAGGCCCACAGCACTCCATCAGGGAAACGCGCGTTGATATCCGGATCGTGTGCGAGCGCAGCCGCCAGGGTGGTCTTGCCGACACCCGGCCAGCCGCGTATTGCGGTCAGCACCTTCAACGGGGCAGGACTTTCGCCTTTGGCCGAGATGCCAACCCGTTGCTTCAGCGCCTGGAGATCATTGTCGCGCCCGATGATGAGGGCAGGCTTCAGTGGGACGCTGCCAGGCGCAGGGGGTGGCGGGAGATTGGTATACAGTACAGTATCGCGGCCAGACTGAATAATGGTGTTGTTGTTGCCGGTGGTGATTGGGCTATTCGTCGCGTCACCGACCACGCCAGCAGCGCCTGCGCCGCTGATATCCTGGTTCTGCTGTGGCTGATCACTGTCCATTGGTTTCACCAGGTGTCGCTGTTTGGAGGTTAGCTTAGCTTACCCGGTAGCTCACATTATAGCCAGCAAACTCCGCACGTGCCAGAGCAAGCAAAGTGCGCCAGGGGTTTTCTTATCCTCCCAGGAGAGCGAAAGCCAACGCGGGCTGCGCGGCAATCGCCCGGTGCACATCGGGAATGGACCGATAGTCCAGCTAACGCAGGAGCGTGATGGCGCCGTTCCGAATACTGCTCACCCCATGCCCGATCATCCGCCCGTGCACGTGGTCCTCATCATCCGTGACATCACGCACCCCCCCAGACCCCCCCGCGTGCGGGGGGATCGGGGGGGTGGTTTTCAATCGTCCAATGGGCCTGCAGCCGGGCGAGCGCTCCGTCCAGGGTCAACGACCAGGGACAGGCAGCGCTGGCAATCCACATGGGCTGGCGCGTTGCTTCCCGTCCGGCACGCCAACGGGTGCGTTCGATCCAGCGGCGCCACTGCGCGCCGGGCCAGGCAAACGCTTGTTCCAGATACCGGCTGAGGTCGGCACACGGACCCATCCCCAGCGACCAGCGCTCGACCCATCTGTGCTGTTTCACCGTCTGCACGCGATCCGGCGCTCCGACGCACGCATCTGCCAGACCAGCCCCGCTGGATGCGCATGCTGCGGAACCAGCCGCGCCGTCCCGCCCGACGCTGAACCGGCGGGCTGGGCGAACGAAGGACGCTGCCGCGCCCGCACGCTGGGGGATGCGCATACGGAGCGCTCAACTTCTTGTCAATTCATGACTGCACCCCCAATTGCTGGCCTACTTTGCATGCCTTGACACAAATGATATAATAGGAACAATTGCGTCGCGTATTTTGCATCCACGATGTTCCCTGACGTCGCATACTGAACTGCTGGTACTCCGCGTCAGACACGGCAGTTTCTGCAAAAGTCGGCATTCCGTCTTCGTCCTTATTCGCTGCGTTCCGCTCCTGCGTCTTCGTGCCTGTACGGTGATTCACCAGGCTGACGCCGCTGATCCCCGCTGATCGGCAGTCGTTATCCATGGAGCGAGTGCGCCTATGCCGGATTTCAACAACCTGCCGCTCATTCTGGCTGGGCCGATTGTGCGACGCGTCGAACCAACGCTGGTAGCAGTCTGGGTTGCCCTTTCCGATGCGCGCACGGTAGAACTTGGCATCTGGACCGGTATCACCAATGTCGGCAGTTCCGGTGTCTTGTTCGGCAATACATTGGCGGGATGGAAGGCGACGGCTGCATCCATTCCGATCGGCGCGAAACTGCATATCGCGCTGGTCACGCTCGACCTTACCGCAAGCCCGCTGATTCCAGGGCAGATCTACAGCTATAACCTGGTCTTCACCGGAGGGAGTTCGTCCCAGGATACCTTGATTGCTAGTTCATGTTCGTACAGATGAGTGCAATGAGCGTTGCGTGCACCTTCAGTTCAAACCCGGCATTGGCGCCTGCCGTCAAGCGTCCAGCGCCCATCTTCTCCAGTTGACTGTTGACCGTTCGTCATCTCGATGCCACGACGATGCGCGCGCAATTCGATGGCGTCCATAAACCAGGCGTGCGGACGCATGTTCGCCCGGCGCACTGGAACCAGGCGCACCCCCGTCTCCGCCAGGATGCTCGCCGCATCAGCGGCGCTGTTGCGGCGAATAATTATTCGCCGCTACGCCCAACCGCCGCGCCCCAGCGGGCAGGCCATACGCCAGTTCATGCACGGGTGTCAGGTCATGCACCCCTGCGGGCAGCATCTGAACGCGCACGGGCACGCCATCCGGGCGGCAGACCAGATGCACACGCCATCCAAAGAACTTCTCCCGTTTCGCCGCGCACTACCCGCAGCATTCGCGCCCCGGCGCCTTCCGACAGCGCCGGGCGCGCACACGACGGCAGACTGGCAGGGGGAGGCTATCGATGATGAACACGTCGCCCGTGGTGAACACCTCCCCCAACACGTCCGGAATCCAGACCATCCAATCAGCGAGCTGATGGAGGCGACGATTGAAGCGCGCGACGCTGATCCGCCCCGACAGATAGCCGCACCCGTGCATGATCTGCACCGCCCGTTCGTGATGATTGCCAACATACTTGGCGGCGACGACGGCAATCGTCAGAATCTCGGAGTCGGGGACCTGCGCCCGCACATCACTGCGATGCCCCAGGCGTTCCATCAACGTGTCAATCACGACAAAAGCGGCTATTATCGGGCGAGCGACCGTCGGCTCCTCCTGGCGATGATGTTGGTTGGGCAACCGCGATCGTGCCAGAGGTGTCGGTGGTCGTCAACTAGCAATCAAGGTAGGATCTGAATACGCTGCGTCTGCTGGAAGACGCCGGGCCAGCGATGGAACCAACCAGACTGGCGCTCGGTTACCTCGCCGGGCAATTGCCCGGCTTTACGCTGCCTGCTATGTCGCTCGACAATCTGAAAATCGTTCATGGCTCCTGCCGTAAAGCACATGGCTTTGGCGTCGATGGACTGGCGCCGCTGGATAAGATCATTGAGCGTACCCAGACCGACGCCAACACCCGACCGCAACAGTTGTTCCTGACCGGCGACCAGATCTATGCCGATGATATTGCTATTATGCTGCTGCCGCAATTGACCGTTGCCGGCAACGCATTGCTTGGGGTTTCGGAAGAACTGCCGCTGAGAACCTCCACTGGCGATATCAGGGTTGTCGCCGATAGCACGAATTTCCCTACGTCGTGGCGCCAGGAACTGATTAAGCAGCAGGCACAGTTTTCCAGCCACGAGGCTGCCTGTCATGCGCTCTCATTCGGTGAATACTGCGCGCTCT
Encoded here:
- a CDS encoding NB-ARC domain-containing protein, coding for MDSDQPQQNQDISGAGAAGVVGDATNSPITTGNNNTIIQSGRDTVLYTNLPPPPAPGSVPLKPALIIGRDNDLQALKQRVGISAKGESPAPLKVLTAIRGWPGVGKTTLAAALAHDPDINARFPDGVLWASLGQQPGLFGELAAWGRALGVPDLNQAHTVEEASNLLRGLLRNKRYLLIVDDAWQAEHVVPFNVGGSGCALLITTRLPEVARAIAPTPDDVYVLGVLSETDALALLRTLAPTVVAENEATSRELVKDLEGLPLAIQVAGRLLHTEASYGFGVEQLLVDIREGARLIQAQAPADRAEVARETTPTVAALLKKSTDLLDAHTLDCFAYLGAFAPKPATFDAAAMQAVWEVDDPRPIIRTLVDRGLLEPSGQGRFWMHAVLVSHAKSFLTEE